The DNA region AGTCGTTCAATAGCATCTCGCATTGCGGCTAAGTCAACGATGGCAGGAACGCCAGTAAAGTCTTGTAATATGACTCTGGCCGGAACAAAGGCGATTTCTTGTTGAGTCTCTTGATCGGTATTCCACTTAGCGAGTTGAATGATATCATCATCATCCACGAAATTTTCATGATTATGTCGTAAACAGTTCTCTAAAAGAATTTTTGCTGAGTAGGGTATACGATCGAGGTTGAAGTCTTTTGCCAGTTTATCAAAACTGACCATCTTGTAGCTTTGCTTGCCACACTTTAGTTCCGTGATTTGCTGATATTTGTTTTCCATTGATAAAGCTCCTAGTGGTAAGGGGCTAAAATAAGAACACCCGAGTTTATGTACTATTTAAATTCAATGTTTACTTGCAATCCACAACTATTAAGTCATCAGTGTCTTGTTTTGAATAGTTGCCAGCCAATAATCACTGCTTTGGTGCAAGATTTATCTTTTTACTGCTGTTCGTTGCTTCTGCTAGTATTGGTCTATCAATGTAGTGGCAAATGAACTTTAGCTCAACCCTAGCGGAGGACTTGACCGTGAAATCTCGTATTGAAAAGGACTCATTAGGTGAGGTAAAAGTACCAAACGATGCACTGTATGGCGCACAAACGCAACGAGCAATAGAAAATTTCGATTACTCATACCATCCACTTCCTGTGTCTTTTATCAAAGCCCTGTTGCGTATTAAACGATCGGCGGCAAAAGCTAATGCTGAATTAAGTGAAATTCCAGATGCGACTGCCAAGGCAATCATTGATGCGGTTGATAGCTTGGTATCAGCTCCTGATTTGATGAAGCATTTTCCTGTTAATGTTTACCAAACTGGGTCAGGCACCAGTACTAATATGAATGCGAATGAAGTAATTGCTAATGTTGCTCACGATAGGAGCGCAAACATAATTATTCATCCGAATGATGATGTTAATTTTGGACAAAGTAGTAACGATATTATCCCGACATGCCTACAACTGTCACTGGCTGAGGCATGTGTTGAGGACTTACTCCCTGCGTTTGATCAAGTGATCGGACAACTTGATGAGCTTGAGCTAGTATCACACGATGTAATCAAAACAGGACGCACTCACCTAATGGATGCGATGCCGATTTCATTTGCACAAGAGTTTGCGACTTGGAAATTCCAGCTGTCTGAATCACGAGAAAGAATTGTTTCCACCTTGGGGCGCTTAACTCAAGTGCCTCTTGGAGGAACAGCGGTAGGTACAGGAATCAATCGACATCATCAATATTCAGCAAAGGTCTGCGAGCTGTTGAGCGAAGAGTTTAAATTGCCCATTATTCCCTGTGCAAATCTGGCCTCACGCATGAGTTCTCAAGATGTCTCGCTTGAAATGCATGGTCAACTTAGAGTGTTAGCAACGGTGTTGATTAAAGTGTCTAATGATTTGCGTTGGATGAATTCTGGTCCTAATTCAGGATTAGGTGAGATTCAATTACGTGCCATTCAACCGGGTTCTTCCATTATGCCGAGTAAGGTAAATCCGGTAATCTTAGAAAGTATTCTCATGATGTGTACTAAAGTCTTAGGTCACGACACCAGCGTTGCGATCGCAAATCAATCAGGAAATTTTCAATTAAATGTTATGTTGCCATTAATCGCAGATTTATCGTTAAGTTCGGTTGATTTATTGACTCATTCTTTAAAAGCGATGAGCAAAAAAGTATTAAGTACATTAACCATTAATGAGAAATATCTTGAGCAGATGGTATTACGTAATCCTATTTTGATTACTGCTATTAACCGAAAGATTGGTTACGATCTTGCGGCTAAAATTGCAAAAACAGCTCAGTCACAACAGCGTAGTATCTTAGAGGTAGCAGAAGAAATGACTGATATCACTCGAGCAGAGTTAGAGAAATTACTTGATCCTAAAGTGTTAGCTTATCCATTTGAAAAGTCATAGATAATTGGCGTTACACATGAATTTTATCAAGTCACAACTTGAAAGAATTTAAGCGAGTTTGGTCAATTTGATCAGCTTGCTTATTCTGAATCCTTCAGTTTAAGTGAATACCAAGTACCTAAAATGCACATACTAGCAAAAATGCCGACAACCCACAGGGTTCCCATCCAATGAGCGATCAACCCAAACGATGAACCAGAAATTAATACAAAACCGATCGCGGTATTAGAAATCGCAGTGAAGTGCGCTCTATTATCGTCGTCAGTAATGTTAACTAGATGTATCGAACGTCCTAATCGTATACCTTGATAGCCGATCATTAATCCAAAAAGCAACAGCGGTAGAACGAAAAGATTTTGCAATAGTTGAGGGAAAACGAGACTAATTATAATCAAGCTAACAAGGCTTACCGAACTGATGAGTCCGCTGTAGGTTAACACGCTTTGACTAGACTGATCCGCTAAACGTCCCCAAGTATAACTACTCAATAAGCTGGCGCTTGCACTAGCAAAGATAAGCAATCCCAGTTGACTGATGCCAGACCAAGAGACATCGTTGATGATCTCACTGATCGTCGCATAATCTGAGAGTTTGTGTTGACCTAGCATTAACATAAAAGGAGGTGCAAATGCCGTTGCGGTAAACAAAGCGCGAACAATGATAAATCATTGCAACATAGATTGTTCTGAGATTTTCTTTAGGTGAACCTTAAAGTCTTCAAGGGCATTCTTGCCGCCTTCTGTGGTGCCGGGAGTCTCAACAATAAAGCTAAAACTTAGTGCTCCGAATAACCAAAATAGTCCAGCGATGCCTAAACAAAAAAGCAATGTTAAGTAAATATCGCTAAATAATTTAGCCGTTAGTATAAAAGCGAGTAGCAGAGTTCCTGTCGCAGCAATTGAACTTGCTAAGCCAGTCGCACTGCCCCGTGATGAACTCGAAACCGTTTTGCCCAACACATCTTTGTAACTGAGAGAGCAAAGACTTCGTGAAACTGCAAGAATCGTAAGCAATATCAGTACCGACCAAGCCGCAAGGTTACCGGAAAGTAAACTGAAGCTCAGAACCATTCCGATTGCCGCTATACCCTGAAAAACTGAACCAATAATCCACACCCATTTTCGAACGGCGCGCTGGCGCACCCAACGGGCAATGAACAATTGAGGTAACAAAGCGCCTGCTTCACGAATGGGGACGAGTAGTGCGACTAATCCACTGGCGGCGCCAATCTGGGTGAGTAACCAACTGAGAATCAGTTTTGGATCGACCAAAAGCGTCGGCTAATTTGGTTAACGTTAAAGATAGAACATGTAGAAAGAAGTTCTGCGGCTGCTGGTCGCATGCCGCATCAGGTATATCATCGCAAAGACGTCCCTCGTCATCGCTAGCAATCGCTAGGTAGGCTTTTTCCAGTGACGAGCTAGAATCGCTTGATGAAGGTTGGCTCATGCTGTCAAATTAGCTTAAGCATTGTACAAAAAAGCGATCGATATCAAGAATTTGCGCGGGGCACACAGCATGCTCCATCGGATAAGTGCGATATTGGCAGGCGTATCCTTGATGTTGTAGCCGCTTAACCGTTTCTTGGCCCAGTTGTTCTGGAACCACAACATCGTACAAACCGTGATGCACTTCTATCGGAATGGATTGATTCTCAGAACTAAGCTGGATGCTATCTTTGGTCGCAAAGTAAGTTGACATAGCCAATAATCCGCCGAGTGTCGACGGGTGTGACAAGGCAGATTCTAGAGCGACTGCACCGCCTTGAGAAAAGCCTGCAATAATAATTCTGTTCGCCGCAATGCCTTTATTTATTTGCTCTTGAATTAACTCGTTCACCGCAGCTGCAGACTGGCGAAGTTGAGTTTCGTCAATTTTTCGATCGATATTAATATCGGTAATATCGTACCATGCAGGCATGACGAATCCATTGTTAATGGTTACTGGCATAGAAGGCGCGTGCGGAAACACAAAACGAACGTTCAATTGTTGGGTTTGTTTTAACTCGGGGACGATAGGGTAGAAGTCATGACCATTCGCGCCGAGTCCATGTAGCCAAATAACACAAGCGTCAGGTGTTGCTTGTGTTTCTCTTTCTAAATAAGGCAGTAGTGCCATGTGAATCTCCTGCGAAAACTATTTTAAAGTGTCTGTGCTTTAAACACAGGTTAATGTCGATCTCAGCTTGCTGTCGAGTTCAAGACTTTTACAATAAACAAGGTCTTAGCGAGAGCGCTCTCAAACTTTACACCTTGCAAACTTATTGACTCCGCCGCTGCAAAAGCTTGATACAAAGTCCAGCGTTAAAACGATAGGCATGGTTCTGACCAGATGTGCTTTAATAGCCTGACTTGATTTCAGTTGCATTGATGGCGACTGAAAGTATCAAATTTTAAGACCTGAGCTCAAGTCTTTGCGTGAATTAATTATTTTCTCTTAGTCTGTGCCTCAGTGAATAAACATGGGATTAAAAATGAAACAATCAAAGGAAATGCCGAGCACGCAGCGTTTGGATGATGGCGAAATGAGGCCATCGGATTCAAATACCGTTAAACCGGCTTATAATACCGTTAAACCGGCTTATATAGTTGGCTGCGGTGGTTATTTACCCGGTTTACCGATAACCAACGAGCAGATCCATCATTATATTGGGTACGTTACGTCGAAAAGCGAAAAACTAAAAAGAGCGACCTTACGAAAGAATGGTGTAAACACGCGACATTATGCGAGAGAGGCCGATGGCACGGTAACTCATTCAAACGCAGAATTGGCTGCTTTGGCCGTCGCTAATGCATTGCAAGATGCTACTTTCGATCCGTCACAACTTGAGTTTTTAGCCACGGCAACGACACAAGGCGATATGTTGGTTCCCGGACACGCAAGCTTGGTTCATGCAGCAACCGGTATTGACTCCCTGAGCTTAGCCTCGTTTCAGTCGGTATGTGCAAGCTCAACCATGGCAATTCAAAGTGCGGTGCACAGCATACAGTTAGGACAAACTCGTGTCAGTGCAGCGGTAGGTAGTGAGCTTTCGAGTGTTTGCTTTCAACCCAGCTTTTACCAGCCGTTCTATAATGAAGAAACGCCTGTCGATGAAGCTATGTCGCTAGAGTTTTTACGTTGGACGCTATCAGATGGTGGTGCGGCCTGTATTTTTTCAGACCGACCAAACCCCAATGGAGTGAGCTTTAAAGTCGACTGGATTGAACAGCGGAGTTTTGCCAACCGCGTTGAAAACTGTATGTATGCGGGAACGGCAAGCGCCAGCGATCAGAAGTACTGGCGGACATATTCATCACCACAACAAGCCTATCAGTCTGGAGCACTTGCATTAAAGCAAGATTTCGATTGTTTGTATAAGTTGTTTCCTTCTTGGGTTGGCTACTTTTGTGAACTGCTTGATAAACATCAGCTTGAGCCAACTTCCGTTGATCACTTTTTACCGCATTTTTCTGCTCAATCATTAGGTGATCATATGGCGCAGCTCCTCGATAAAGCGAAGGCATTGATTCCAAGAGACAAGTGGTTCAACAATTTAAACGCGATAGGCAACACGGGCAGTGCTTCTATATTCTTTATGCTCGACGGATTGAGAAAAACCAAAAAGCTCAGTCATGGAGAAAGCATTTTGTGTTTTGTTCCTGAGAGCGGTCGGTCAATCGCTTCATTCATCAAATTAACGGTGGTGTGTAATGATTCCAAATAATCTTAATCGAGACAACATCTCACGTTCAACAGATAGTATGCAAACACAAGCAGGGACCAGTGGAGCAAGCTCAGGGGCCATCAAAACAAGCAAAGCGCAAATATTGCGTCATTTAATTCAGGTTTGGTCGAATTTTGAGTATCAATTAAATCAACTGCCAGTGGTTAAGCAAGCGATTAGTGGAAATTTAACGCTGGCAAACCTGCAACGACTTTTGCTGGATCATTTACAACAAGTTAAGGAAGGGAGTGGATGGATCACACGAGCCGCCTCTTCAATAACGTCAGAGTATCTCGACATTCGTAATCAGTTCATTGCGCATGCACAGACCGAGCATAAAGATTACCTTATGCTGCAACAGAATTATCTTGCGGCAGGAGGGACTGAAGAAGCTTTGGATCGAGCAGAGAAGAATTTAGGAACGGAAGCATTTTCAGCGTGGATGTATCATCGTGCTTCGCAAGCCAACCCTTTTGATCTGATTGGCGCAATGTTTATTATTGAGGGGTTAGGACAACGATTCGCTGAGCACTTCACTAAGGGGTTAGCTAAGTGTTCGAGCATTCATCCTGACCATTACACTTTTTATCAATACCATGCTCAACATGATGAAGAGCACATAGAAGAGCTGGAGTCATTGCTAGAGCACCCGGTTTTTAATGACGCAAAACTTATTCAAGCGATCACTAAGACGGCAAAAGTCACCGCTCGGTTGTACTTACTGCAGTTGCAAGAAATAGGAAATAACTAATGGGTTGGACGAATAATTTTGACTACGCGAACTTTGACTCCAAGGATCCGAATCCTTGGCAATCATTATTTCTCGATAAAAGCTTGCCGATCGACCAAGGAGCTAAACAAGCGCTGCTAGACAATAACAATGCTTGGTCGCGTCGGGTGCTTTTACCTTTGCTTCGACCATTGGCGAAACTGTTAATCATTTTGGTTCAGTTAATACGCTTAGTTTTGCCCGCGAAAGTTAGTTCGTCTTTTTTATTGCACAGAGGTATCGCTTTTGGATTGAAATACTTTGTAAAACCAGAAGCGAGCTATTTGATTTTGCGACACTTTATCATTGGTTCGCAAATCCTTCGTTTTATTGAAGCTAATGTCAATCAATTTGAGTTTACCAGAGGCTTTACGATTAAAGCGGCGAGTTTAGACGACCTTAAAGACGATATGTTTCTAAAGCACGATTTAAATTTGTTCAATTTTGTCACCAGCCTCAATGGTCAAGTGAGCGACTTGTCATCGTCGATCCGTGCGTCGAGTCAGCTGGACTTCTCTTCGATAACCGATGATATTGAGTCGCAAATTTCAGTGCCGAAAAAACGTTGGTTTCGATTTTTAGATTTACAGTCGGCGATTGAATTATACACGCCGATATATGGTTTGTTTTTGAGTGACCATGACTTTTGGCGTGCGGTTGTTTCTTTGCAGCTCGATGAAACCATTGCTGGGTATGTCGCACGAATACTTAACGATCCTTTTCCACTAATAATGGTCAATAATCGTCATCCGATGGTGCCTCACAGTACTTTAAATGCTGGATTTCGGTTGATGCTGCACGGTCTCGATGCTGAGCAGTTGCACGGGTATCTTTTAAATCAAAAGAAAGATCGTAGTCAATGAACGAAAAATGGCTCCAGTTGAACGAACAATCACTGTGAAAAGGCCAAAAAAGCCTGTAAATATTCACGTATGCTTTACCATTCAATATCAGTATATATAAACAAAACAAAGACTTAGCGATGTTTCTTAGGTTGATTCTTAATCATTTCTTTAACTTGGTCACAGTTCGCAGTTTTTTCGGTAGTTTTTAACAGGGTAAAGCGGTCATTTTGGTATACACTAAAATCTCTAAATAAGATTTGGATTTAGTGATCAATTGATGAATTCCGTTAAAACGCAAGTCGTTACCTCTGTCGTTGTTACTTCAGTCATTGTTGCCTGTGCTTTGGCTTTAGGCGCGTGCACAACAAATACACCGGAAAAAGCACCCAGTTCTGCGAGCGATTCAGCGAGCGGGTCTAATGTTCCAGCACCGGTCCCTAATTGCAGTGCGCCTGCGCAGATTCCCGATATCTGGGTGTTAGAGCCAATGCTAGTGAAACAAGGCAAAATCAATTCTGAAATGACGAAAGAGCAAAAAGAAGCAGTTATTCGAGAATATATTCGAGCGAAAAACGAGCAGTATACCAAATGTAAGAAAGGTAAATTTTAATGTTTAAGTTAACTCCTATACACAGTCTACTATTGGCCGGAGCCGTGGCCGCAACAGGATTTGTTGCCGCTGCACCACAAGATGAAGTCATTTCATTGCGTGATCCGGGCGTGATAAACAAAGAACGCATCGTTTATTGGTTAAAGAAAAATGGAGCCATCGAAGAGCATGCGTCGCAAGCAGTCATTGAGCAAGCTCTCAACAACTATTTGCGCAACACCGCGAGCGGTCACACCAAGCCTATGGTCGTGCGCGTGATGGAAGAAAAAGCACTTAAGAATCACGCAAAATATAACAAATCGTCAAAGGCATCGATGGCCTCAACCGTAAAGGTTTTGTCGGTTTTGATAGATTTTCCTGATTTACCCTACGATGACAATCGTTTAACGCCAAGTGATACAGATATGTATTACTCAAGCTATCCGGTTTCGCATTATCAAGATCTTCAGTTCTCTACGACTGGATATACTGGCCCGAGCGGACAAAACTTAATGTCTGGTTATCAGTACTATCAGGCAGAGTCGGGTGGTTCTTTCTCTTTCACCGGAGAAACCTTTGGTTGGGTAACTGCAGACAATAATGCGAGCTATTACGGCGCGAATGATCCTAATCGCAATGACAATGACATTCGTCCGCAAGACTTGATCAAAGAAGCGGTTCAGAAAGCTGTAACCGCGAACAATATCGATCTGTCTGAATTCGATTTAGAAGATCCTTACGATCGTGACCAAGATGGTAATTTAGATGAGCCAGACGGCTTTATCGATCACGTTATGGTTTACCACTCAAGTATTGGTGAAGAAGCCGGTGGCGGCGTTTTAGGTGACGATGCTATATGGGCTCATCGCTTTTTCGTTAACTACACCGGCAATTTCAATACCATGGGTTTCCCAATTGATTATGGTACTTGTTCGCAAAATTCGACGTGTATTCGCCTGTATGGTTATACCGTTCAGCCATTGACTGCTGCTACAGGTGTGGTTGTTCATGAGTTTGGCCACGACTTAGGCCTTGCGGATGAATATGACATCGGCAATAACAGCGCCGGCTCTCCCGTTGGAAATTGGTCGGTCATGGCCTCGGGTAGTTGGACGGGTTCTCCTTCTGGAACCGTCCCAACTGGTTTCAGCCCTTATGCTCGTGATTATTTTCAAGATAAGTTTGGTGGAAATTGGATCACGCAAACAGAAATCAATTTTGCTGATTTAAACAGTACTGGAGTTACTCAGAATCTTGTCGAAGCGGTTAATCATAATGGTGCGACGGCTAACCAAATTCGAGTTGCTATGCCAGTTGCTCAAGCAGAGCCGTATGCGGGCAATTTCCAATACTATTCTGGTCAAGGAGATAACCTGTCAAATTCAATGTCATTTGATTTGTCTGTTCCTTCAGGCACGAACATTGCGTTAGAAATGAAAGCGCATTGGAATATTGAAGAAGATTGGGATTATGCGTGGGTTAAAATCAATGGAACTCCCGTCGCTGGAAACCACACTTCTCCAACAAATCCGTATACTGGGCAATACCCTGAATACGACGGCGTTGTTAATTACATTTCAGGTGCTAGTTCTGAAATTGTTGGTGCGGAAGGCCTAGAGAGTTGGGTGGACCTAAGTTTTGATCTCTCAGCCTATGCGGGACAAAACGTCACTGTCACTTTTGAGTACATCACCGATGCCAATACCGGTAGCTATGGATTTGCTGCAGATGAGATTGCTTTAACGGTTGATGGTTCTACAAGCTATACCGACGGTGCTGAAACGGCTGTTGCTACCCTAAGTGGTTTCACTCGTATTGGCGCATTGCAAGACTTTGCTGCACCGACTTACTACTATGTTCAGTTAAGAAGTCACAACGGCGTTGATGCTGGCTTGGATTCTCGCTCTTATACCGATGGTGTTGTATTGTGGTATCGCAACGATAACTACTCTGACAATCGTGTTGGTGATCACCCTGGTTATGGCTTTATTGGCGTTGTTGATGCTAACCAAACCTTGGTGGGTGGACAAACGTCGAGTCAGATCCGTGATGCTGCCTTCCAATTGGGCGGGTTCGATGTTTTCCGTGATACTGATGATTACTCACAACCAGGTATGCCTGCCGCTGGGCTTGTGTTACCTGTGCATGGGTTCGAAATGCAAATTTTGACACAGGCGAACGACAACACGACTGCGTCTGTATTGTTGAAAGCCAATGGTCTAGCACTTTCTGGTGGGTTTAATGTTGCTAAAGACGAGCTTTCTGTAACCTTCACCAACACTTCGTTCGGTGGTACTGCGCCTTACACGTATTCGTGGGACTTTGGTGATGGCAACACATCGACCGCAGCTTCTCCGACACATGTTTACGCTGCAGAAGGAACGTACACAGTTACTCTAACGGTAACTGATGCAGATACTACCGTGGCTGAATATAGCGAAGATGTAACCGTTGCTGAGTTGTTAATTCTACCGTTAGCAGCCTTCTCTCAAACGATTACTGATTTAACGGTAAACTTTAACAATACTTCAACCAGTGGACGTGGAGCGCTTAGTTACTCTTGGGATTTCGGTGATGGCAATTCATCAACCGCAACGTCTCCAACGCATACCTATGCCGCAGCAGGTACCTACACGGTTGTACTTGAAGTGACAGACAGTGTTGGCAGTGTCGATACTTCAACGAAAACCATTACAGTCACTGCGCCGCAAACTGGTGGTAACGGTGGTGGTAGTAGCGGTGGCGGCGGCTCATTGCCTCCTATCGTTATTGCACTACTTGGTCTAGTGGCGTTACGTCAACGTCGTCGCTAGTACTTGCTGAAAAGCATCCAAAAAGGCCAGCGAAATGCTGGCCTTTTTTATTGTCGAGTCGGAAAACTCGGCGTGTCTAAAGTATCGATATTCCTGCCAGCCCATGCTTTAATGAGTCATTGTTGATTGAGCATCAAAGTATTATGTCGAAGTTACTGTCAGACGTTAAAGTCTTAGATTTATCACGAATTCTTGCCGGTCCTTGGGCCACGCAACTCTTAGCCGATTTGGGCGCTGAAGTAATTAAAATAGAGCATCCGCGAGCGGGTGATGATACTCGTCATTGGGGCCCTCCGAATTTGCCGATGGCGTCAAAAAAATCCATTGAGTCAGGGTACTTTGTTTGCGCCAACCGAGGTAAACAATCTTTAGCTCTGGATATATCGACCACCGAAGGGCAAGCCATCATTCACCAACTGCTCGCTGAGAGTGATGTTCTGGTCGAAAACTTCAAAGTGAATGGACTGAAAAAGTATGGCTTAGATTACTCGTCGCTAAAATCACGCTACCCTAAACTGGTTTATTGTTCGATTACCGGATTCGGACAAACCGGTCCCTATGCGCAACAACCCGGGTACGATGCCATTATTCAAGCCATGGGCGGTTTAATGAGCATTACCGGAGCGCCAGAAGGTGAAACAGATTCCGGACCACAAAAAGTCGGGGTGGCAGTTGCTGATTTAATGACTGGAATGTACGCGAGCAGTGCAATATTGGCTGCATTGCACTATCAACGGCTTTATGGTGTCGGGCAACACATTGATCTGGCATTACTGGATACTCAAGTCGCGTGGTTAGCAAATCAAAATTTGAATTACTTTTTGACGGGAACCAGTCCATCGAGGCAGGGAACGGCTCATCCTAATATTGTTCCGTATCAGTCGTTTAAAACTGCTGATGGTTACATTATGGTGGCGGTTGGTAACGATGCACAGTTTGCACGCTTCTGTCGAGTTTTAGAACAACCTAATTGGGCTGAGAATGAGCGATTTCAATCGAACCGAGGGCGAGTTGAAAACCGTGATGAATTGGTCGCTTTAATTACTCTACAGATGCTCAAGAAAACCAGCGACGATTGGTTAAACTTGTTTCGCGATGAGCAAGTG from Pleionea litopenaei includes:
- a CDS encoding class II fumarate hydratase, with translation MKSRIEKDSLGEVKVPNDALYGAQTQRAIENFDYSYHPLPVSFIKALLRIKRSAAKANAELSEIPDATAKAIIDAVDSLVSAPDLMKHFPVNVYQTGSGTSTNMNANEVIANVAHDRSANIIIHPNDDVNFGQSSNDIIPTCLQLSLAEACVEDLLPAFDQVIGQLDELELVSHDVIKTGRTHLMDAMPISFAQEFATWKFQLSESRERIVSTLGRLTQVPLGGTAVGTGINRHHQYSAKVCELLSEEFKLPIIPCANLASRMSSQDVSLEMHGQLRVLATVLIKVSNDLRWMNSGPNSGLGEIQLRAIQPGSSIMPSKVNPVILESILMMCTKVLGHDTSVAIANQSGNFQLNVMLPLIADLSLSSVDLLTHSLKAMSKKVLSTLTINEKYLEQMVLRNPILITAINRKIGYDLAAKIAKTAQSQQRSILEVAEEMTDITRAELEKLLDPKVLAYPFEKS
- a CDS encoding 3-oxoacyl-[acyl-carrier-protein] synthase III C-terminal domain-containing protein, which encodes MKQSKEMPSTQRLDDGEMRPSDSNTVKPAYNTVKPAYIVGCGGYLPGLPITNEQIHHYIGYVTSKSEKLKRATLRKNGVNTRHYAREADGTVTHSNAELAALAVANALQDATFDPSQLEFLATATTQGDMLVPGHASLVHAATGIDSLSLASFQSVCASSTMAIQSAVHSIQLGQTRVSAAVGSELSSVCFQPSFYQPFYNEETPVDEAMSLEFLRWTLSDGGAACIFSDRPNPNGVSFKVDWIEQRSFANRVENCMYAGTASASDQKYWRTYSSPQQAYQSGALALKQDFDCLYKLFPSWVGYFCELLDKHQLEPTSVDHFLPHFSAQSLGDHMAQLLDKAKALIPRDKWFNNLNAIGNTGSASIFFMLDGLRKTKKLSHGESILCFVPESGRSIASFIKLTVVCNDSK
- a CDS encoding CaiB/BaiF CoA transferase family protein — translated: MSKLLSDVKVLDLSRILAGPWATQLLADLGAEVIKIEHPRAGDDTRHWGPPNLPMASKKSIESGYFVCANRGKQSLALDISTTEGQAIIHQLLAESDVLVENFKVNGLKKYGLDYSSLKSRYPKLVYCSITGFGQTGPYAQQPGYDAIIQAMGGLMSITGAPEGETDSGPQKVGVAVADLMTGMYASSAILAALHYQRLYGVGQHIDLALLDTQVAWLANQNLNYFLTGTSPSRQGTAHPNIVPYQSFKTADGYIMVAVGNDAQFARFCRVLEQPNWAENERFQSNRGRVENRDELVALITLQMLKKTSDDWLNLFRDEQVPCAPINNLSQVFSDPQVCAREMRRTIVDNYGRQVPTVANPIRFSVTPVEYKAAPPVLGESTKQILMKLGKSETELADWLARGIISISDP
- a CDS encoding iron-containing redox enzyme family protein; the encoded protein is MIPNNLNRDNISRSTDSMQTQAGTSGASSGAIKTSKAQILRHLIQVWSNFEYQLNQLPVVKQAISGNLTLANLQRLLLDHLQQVKEGSGWITRAASSITSEYLDIRNQFIAHAQTEHKDYLMLQQNYLAAGGTEEALDRAEKNLGTEAFSAWMYHRASQANPFDLIGAMFIIEGLGQRFAEHFTKGLAKCSSIHPDHYTFYQYHAQHDEEHIEELESLLEHPVFNDAKLIQAITKTAKVTARLYLLQLQEIGNN
- a CDS encoding DUF6999 family protein, producing MGWTNNFDYANFDSKDPNPWQSLFLDKSLPIDQGAKQALLDNNNAWSRRVLLPLLRPLAKLLIILVQLIRLVLPAKVSSSFLLHRGIAFGLKYFVKPEASYLILRHFIIGSQILRFIEANVNQFEFTRGFTIKAASLDDLKDDMFLKHDLNLFNFVTSLNGQVSDLSSSIRASSQLDFSSITDDIESQISVPKKRWFRFLDLQSAIELYTPIYGLFLSDHDFWRAVVSLQLDETIAGYVARILNDPFPLIMVNNRHPMVPHSTLNAGFRLMLHGLDAEQLHGYLLNQKKDRSQ
- a CDS encoding alpha/beta hydrolase, producing the protein MALLPYLERETQATPDACVIWLHGLGANGHDFYPIVPELKQTQQLNVRFVFPHAPSMPVTINNGFVMPAWYDITDINIDRKIDETQLRQSAAAVNELIQEQINKGIAANRIIIAGFSQGGAVALESALSHPSTLGGLLAMSTYFATKDSIQLSSENQSIPIEVHHGLYDVVVPEQLGQETVKRLQHQGYACQYRTYPMEHAVCPAQILDIDRFFVQCLS
- a CDS encoding immune inhibitor A domain-containing protein codes for the protein MFKLTPIHSLLLAGAVAATGFVAAAPQDEVISLRDPGVINKERIVYWLKKNGAIEEHASQAVIEQALNNYLRNTASGHTKPMVVRVMEEKALKNHAKYNKSSKASMASTVKVLSVLIDFPDLPYDDNRLTPSDTDMYYSSYPVSHYQDLQFSTTGYTGPSGQNLMSGYQYYQAESGGSFSFTGETFGWVTADNNASYYGANDPNRNDNDIRPQDLIKEAVQKAVTANNIDLSEFDLEDPYDRDQDGNLDEPDGFIDHVMVYHSSIGEEAGGGVLGDDAIWAHRFFVNYTGNFNTMGFPIDYGTCSQNSTCIRLYGYTVQPLTAATGVVVHEFGHDLGLADEYDIGNNSAGSPVGNWSVMASGSWTGSPSGTVPTGFSPYARDYFQDKFGGNWITQTEINFADLNSTGVTQNLVEAVNHNGATANQIRVAMPVAQAEPYAGNFQYYSGQGDNLSNSMSFDLSVPSGTNIALEMKAHWNIEEDWDYAWVKINGTPVAGNHTSPTNPYTGQYPEYDGVVNYISGASSEIVGAEGLESWVDLSFDLSAYAGQNVTVTFEYITDANTGSYGFAADEIALTVDGSTSYTDGAETAVATLSGFTRIGALQDFAAPTYYYVQLRSHNGVDAGLDSRSYTDGVVLWYRNDNYSDNRVGDHPGYGFIGVVDANQTLVGGQTSSQIRDAAFQLGGFDVFRDTDDYSQPGMPAAGLVLPVHGFEMQILTQANDNTTASVLLKANGLALSGGFNVAKDELSVTFTNTSFGGTAPYTYSWDFGDGNTSTAASPTHVYAAEGTYTVTLTVTDADTTVAEYSEDVTVAELLILPLAAFSQTITDLTVNFNNTSTSGRGALSYSWDFGDGNSSTATSPTHTYAAAGTYTVVLEVTDSVGSVDTSTKTITVTAPQTGGNGGGSSGGGGSLPPIVIALLGLVALRQRRR